Below is a window of Lujinxingia litoralis DNA.
CAACACACTCATGATCGCGAAACTTGTAATCTCTGCGCCTACATGGCTATACTCGCTCCTCTTCGAGTATACCCACTCTTCAGGCGTATGACGCGCGCCTTATGCGCTACTGCAATGGAACGATCATGGTGAAACGCTCCCTCCTGCTTTTGGGCGGACTGCTCTTTGTGGCAGCCTGCGGCGATGATGTTGTCGACGGTCAATGCGACCCGGGCCTCATCCAGAATCCGGTCACCGGCGAATGTGTGGCCCGACAATGTGGCGAGGGGGAACGCTACAATCCGATCGATGGCTCCTGCGTGCCCGGTAGCGATAACCCCGATAACCCTGACACTCCCGACGGCGGCACCCCCGACACCGAAGAGCCCGACTACGACCCGGACTGCCCCTTCTTCCAGGACTGCGACTCCGAAGAGCCCGCCCCCTGGATTCCCCCGGCCGACGGCTCCTACGATCCTTTCGAGCCCCAGGACCCGGCCACCGCGACCTACCACAGCTGTGATCCGGAAGACGTCGGCTCGATCAGCGCACCGCAGTTCCTCCTCCACCGCGCCGGTGACTACCTGCTGGCCATGGACCCGGGCGCGGAGGTCTCCCCGCTCACCTTCTTTGATCGCAGCCCTCACGCCCACATGTTCGAAGATCAGGACAAGGGCTACGCCGGCTTTATCGTCTCGATCAACCCCCGCGCGGGCTACTCCACGGCCACCGATATGGCCTACTGGCTCAGCGATACCCTCAACGGACTTCCGGGTGTGGAAGATGCCCAACGCCAGGGCAACGGCCGCACCTACCGCACCCACGACGGGTACAACGCCTCGGTACTCAACCACGTGCGCGTCAACACGCAAGCCACCCCGGGAGAGGCCCGCGACGCGCTGGTCGCCGCGATCTTTGGCGTGAGTCAAACCGACCTGACCTACGAACTCACCGAAACCGCCACGGCGGATGGCAGCGACCTGCACCTGAGCTACAAAACGGTGATGCGCAGTGATCAACAGGTGATCATCGTCGGCGCCTTCACCACCGCCACTCGCTACGACCAGCCCGATCACGGCGCTCGTTTCGCCGTCGAAGACCTCGCCGGCGGCACTGCCCTGGCCATGGCCGGGGAGACCATGAGCGATCAATGCGTCTCGCTGACCCTGCGCGATACCACCGAAGTTGACATCATCATCTCGATGGATGCCTCCGGCTCCATGAGCTCCGTCCAAGCGGCCCTGAGCGGCTTTGCCAACGAGTTCACCACCCTGCTTAATGAAGCCGGCGTCGACTGGCGTATCGGGGTGACCGGTGTGGACTGCGAAGGTATCCAGGACGACGAAGAACTCAGCTATGACTTTCGATCGCTGTGGCCCGGCCCTGACGAAAGTCAGCTGCCCCCCGTCCCCATCCCCTTCCCCGGCGAAATGGATCTGGGCGGCCCTTGCCGCAGCCCCTCCGGCGTCGGCGGCATCGGCGGCGGCGGGGACAACAACGGCAAACTGGTGGGCGGCGGATTCACCCGCGATCCCCAAACCATCGCCGATCGCCTCAACGACGTCTCCTCTTCGTCCCATGAATACACCCTGACGATGGGCATGGCGGCAATTGACCGCTCACTGCCCCGCGCCGAAAACGCCGTCGACAAGATCCGCCCCAACGCCCAGGTTATTCTGGTTACCGTGACCGACGAACGCGAAGAACTCGTCGGCCACATGGTCCCGGGCATGTCGGATAGCATCAGCTCCTCCACCCGCACCGACATGGAGAACTTCCTGGACCCCTGGCTTGGCTGGCTGGCCCGCCCCGATGTCGGCGCCATCGTCTACGGACTCTACAGGGTCCCGGGGCAGTCCTGCGACTCCGCCGACCAGGGAAGCGTCGCCCACGGCATCCACCACGTGGTCACCGAAACCGGCGGCAGCTACGGCTCGGTCTGCCAGCCCGATGTCACCGAGACCTTCCGCGACATCGCCCACGCCACCCGCGACCTGACCAGCGGACTGCGCCTGGTCGGCAATCCCTACGCCAGCTCGGTCCGCGTGGACGTCACCGATCTCGACGGGGTCTTCGAGCGCTCCATTCCTCGCAGCATCGCGGAAGGTTTTGACTTCGACACCGCTTATAACAGTCTGATGTTCTACGGGAACAACAGCCCGGAGACCGACCAGCGTGTCATCGCCCCCTTCCTGCGCTGGAATCGAAATGTCATTCCCTGCGGTGAAGACGCTGCCTGCCCGGGCATCGCCAAATGCATCGCAGGGCGCTGCGGATAACACGTGAAAGATACCTCCACACCCGATGCCCCATCGCCTCCCACCCGCTGGCAAAAGATCCGCGCGACCTGGTGGGGGCGCTGGGGCATCGATCTGCTCCTGCTAGCCACCCTCTTCTGGGGGATCAGCGCCTACCAGACCCGTAATCTCATCGCGCGCAACACGCCGGCGCCTCCGGTCACCCTGGTGAACCTGGCCGACGGCAGCGAGCTCAGCCTCAATGAGCTCAACGCCGAACGCACCCTGGTCTACTTCTGGGCGACCTGGTGCGGCGTCTGCAAAGCACAGTCCCCGGTCATCAACGCGATGCATCGCCACGCAAAAGACCGCGACGATGTGCACGTCATCAGCGTCGTCATGGACTGGAGCGACCGCGAGTCCCTCAAGGCCTTCGTCGCCGAGAACAACATCGACTACCCGGTCTACCTGGGCACCGACGCGATGGCCGCCGGGTTCAACGTACAAAGCTACCCCACCATCTACGTCATCGACGACCATCGCCAGGTGCGCCACAGCATCGTCGGATACACCCCGCGCCTCGGGCTTCTCGCACGTCTGCATCTGCTCTGAGCGTGCCACTCATCCCGCGTTGACCCTCACCAACCGCGCCCGTAGGATGCCCTCGAAAAGCCCCCTGGTCGCCGCGCTCTGCGCGGCGTTTGCCTGTGTAACGAGGTACATTCTATGGCCCGCCGAAAAACCACCCGTGCGCTACGAAAACTCTACGAGAAGCAGACGCCACTGACCATGGTGACCTGCTACGACTACACCTTCGCGCGCCTGGTCGATAAAGCCGATATCGACATCATCCTCGTCGGTGACAGCATGGGCAACGTCATCCAGGGGCATGACACCACCGTACCGGTGACCCTGGAAGATATCATCTACCACACCCGCGCCGTCCTCCGGGGCAACCAGTCCGCCCACATCCTGGCCGACATGCCTTTTATGAGCTACCAGGCCTCGACAGACGACGCGCTGCGTAATGCCGGTCGTCTCCTCAAAGAGGGGCACGCCCAGTCGGTCAAAGTAGAAGGCGGCGAAGAACTCGCCACGATGATCGCCCGCATGACCGCCGCCGGAATCCCGGTCTGCGGTCACCTGGGCTTGACCCCGCAGTCGGTGCACGCCTTCGGCGGCTTTCGCCTCCAGGGCACAGACGATGAGGCCGCCGAGCGCCTGCTCAAGGATGCCCGGGCCCTGCAGGACGCCGGCGCCTTTATGATCGTGCTGGAAATGGTCCCCGCTGCCCTGGCCAAACGTGTGACCAACGCACTCGACATTCCGACCATTGGCATCGGTGCCGGCCCCCACACCAGCGGCCAGGTCCTGGTGCTCCAAGACATGCTGGGCATGAACTCCGACTTTAAACCCCGCTTCGTCAAACATTTTGCCAGCCTGGAAAACACCGTCGTCGGCGCCCTCAACGCCTTCGCCGACGAAGTCCACCAGCGCAGTTTTCCCGACGACGAACACTCCTACTGATCGGTGCGATGCCGCTGTGGCGGCGCGCCGTTCATCCCGCCCGAGGACTCTCCCGTGGAGATCACGACCTCCATCGAAGCGTTACGCACATACCGCCGTGCGCTGCCTGGTACGGTGGGCTTTGTCCCCACCATGGGTTACCTGCACGAGGGCCATCTGGCGCTGATGCGCGAAGCCCGAAAACGCTGCGATCACCTCATCGTCAACATCTTCGTCAACCCCACCCAATTTGCTCCCGGCGAAGACCTCGATCGCTACCCGCGCGACCCGCAGGGCGATGCCGAGAAGTGCCGTCAGCTCGGGTGCGACATCCTCTCCATGCCCACCGAGGCGCAGATTTACGCCCCGGACCACAGCACTGAGGTACGCGTCGGTGGGCTCGACACTACGCTCTGCGGCCCCGGACGCCCCACGCACTTCGCCGGGGTGACCACCATCGTGGCCAAGCTCTTTAATCTGGTGCAGCCCGATGTGGCCGTGTTTGGCCAAAAAGACTACCAGCAACTCGCAATCGTACGCCGCATGGTGCGCGACCTGAACTTCCCCATCGAGATCGTCGGCGTGCCCACAGTGCGCGAGGCCGATGGGCTGGCCCTCTCCAGTCGCAACCGCTTCCTCTCCCCGGAACATCGCCGCCAGGCCACCGCGCTCAGCGGCGCGCTGGTCGCCGCCCATCAGCTCTGGGCACGTGGTGAGCGCTCCCCGGCGGCGCTGGTCCAATGCGGCCAGCAGCGGCTGGCGCAGGCCCCCGATGCGCGTCCCGAGTACCTTCAATGCGTCCACCCCGATACCCTCCGCGAGTTTGCGCCGGACGAAGACCTCCACAATCAGCCGGCGCACCTGGCCATGGCCGTGCGTTTTGGCGACACTCGTCTCATCGATAACCTGCGCCTGGACGAGCCCCTGCCCCCGGGCCCCCTGGAACTTCTATGAGGATGAACATGCGCCCGAACTCCGCTTATCGCCTCACACTCCCCACACTTGCCCTCGGGTTGCTCCTGGGCTGCGGTGACGAGCCGGCTCAGATCGCCCCTGAGCAGCGCTGTGCCGAAGAAGGCTTAAGCGCCTACCTCGACGCCACCCTGGAGGGTCCCGAGCGGACCATCCGCCACGACCTGGCGCGCCCCGCTATCACCGGCGCGATCGATGTCCGTGGGATCAGCGTCAATCTGGGCGCTCGCCCCATCCCCGGCCAGGCGGACCAGGCCGATCTCATCCTCAACTTCTTCGACAGCAGCAGCGCCCAGAACATGCTCGACACCCTGAGCCAGCGCACGACCTCCGCGCCGCTGATCCTCCAGGTGATCGACGCCACCGCCGAAGTCACCGGCAGCCAGGGCCGTACCGACCTGGAGCGCTTTGACTGCTCGGTGGCCGACGATACCATCTGCGTGCAGCTCGGATACGACGTCAACGGGGACGAAGTCCTGGGCGACCAGGATCACTTCGTCTACCACGGCTCCG
It encodes the following:
- a CDS encoding TlpA family protein disulfide reductase, whose amino-acid sequence is MKDTSTPDAPSPPTRWQKIRATWWGRWGIDLLLLATLFWGISAYQTRNLIARNTPAPPVTLVNLADGSELSLNELNAERTLVYFWATWCGVCKAQSPVINAMHRHAKDRDDVHVISVVMDWSDRESLKAFVAENNIDYPVYLGTDAMAAGFNVQSYPTIYVIDDHRQVRHSIVGYTPRLGLLARLHLL
- the panB gene encoding 3-methyl-2-oxobutanoate hydroxymethyltransferase, translating into MARRKTTRALRKLYEKQTPLTMVTCYDYTFARLVDKADIDIILVGDSMGNVIQGHDTTVPVTLEDIIYHTRAVLRGNQSAHILADMPFMSYQASTDDALRNAGRLLKEGHAQSVKVEGGEELATMIARMTAAGIPVCGHLGLTPQSVHAFGGFRLQGTDDEAAERLLKDARALQDAGAFMIVLEMVPAALAKRVTNALDIPTIGIGAGPHTSGQVLVLQDMLGMNSDFKPRFVKHFASLENTVVGALNAFADEVHQRSFPDDEHSY
- the panC gene encoding pantoate--beta-alanine ligase, giving the protein MEITTSIEALRTYRRALPGTVGFVPTMGYLHEGHLALMREARKRCDHLIVNIFVNPTQFAPGEDLDRYPRDPQGDAEKCRQLGCDILSMPTEAQIYAPDHSTEVRVGGLDTTLCGPGRPTHFAGVTTIVAKLFNLVQPDVAVFGQKDYQQLAIVRRMVRDLNFPIEIVGVPTVREADGLALSSRNRFLSPEHRRQATALSGALVAAHQLWARGERSPAALVQCGQQRLAQAPDARPEYLQCVHPDTLREFAPDEDLHNQPAHLAMAVRFGDTRLIDNLRLDEPLPPGPLELL